One genomic segment of Aminivibrio sp. includes these proteins:
- a CDS encoding DEAD/DEAH box helicase — protein sequence MMAWYYTPGHKQLCQIIEEKSLWGQTMCRVWLPNQDTIVRVPRSALRPLNVDLYPEVEANRIAYVSSAAKVADVLEGSAGASDGTILLAPMESNVIPLPHQLQALSRAISGDRVRYLLADEVGLGKTIEAGLVMRELKLRGLVRRTLVVAPKGLATQWVAEMQTHFNEQFQLVLGEDITTLQRMASGAENRGSAWSLFDQVIVSLDSVKPVEKRRGWTKERIAAYNRNRFEDLLTAGWDLVVVDEAHRLGGSTDQVARYKLGKGLAEAAPYVLLLSATPHQGKTDAFHRLMNLLDEEAFPDMDSVSCERVAPYVIRTEKRRAIDAEGKPLFKPRRTQMIPVAWENRHHLQKALYEAVTEYVREGYNQALREKKRHIGFLMILMQRLVVSSTRAIRTTLERRLSVLRGGEAQAGMRLAEFENGPEKAEDYDELYDMDGQELLDELLKSQISALQSEMIHVETLLDAAVRCEQAGSDAKAEALIEWVYQLQAEENEPDLKVLVFTEFVPTQQMLKEFLEARGIPVVALNGSMDMEERKEVQDAFRKTHRVLVSTDAGGEGLNLQFAHVIINYDLPWNPMRLEQRIGRVDRIGQPRMVRAVNFVIEDSVEFRVREVLEQKLSVIFNEFGIDKTGDVLDSAQAGELFEDVFASAILNPENIEASVDQTVERIRDEIRQTRETSFFYGISEEVDVQAAERLRSHPLPYWIEQMTVGYLNSSGGLAKRKRSWWDLRWPDGVEMRKCVFNARDADRLTDASLINLENARIRGLVLNLHQITMGQPLPCVAVNGLPPGISGFWGLFEIRLQAGGYTKTQFLRIPMVRRSYLSVFLSEDRTLFLPTARHIWDALVSGEIRMGSALDQDQSIAAHRHLHEAAEQAGREVFEAMKHAHLLSVDREEERGMVSFVSRRKAIERIGLPEVRQFRLFRCDADEAEWRRELQSARELLPEIRPLLMLGIIEVSKCSL from the coding sequence TATTTTACTGGCACCCATGGAGTCTAACGTCATCCCGCTGCCCCATCAGCTCCAGGCCTTGTCCCGTGCCATCTCGGGAGACCGTGTGCGCTATCTTCTTGCCGACGAGGTAGGGCTCGGCAAGACCATAGAAGCAGGCCTTGTCATGCGGGAACTCAAACTGCGCGGTTTGGTGCGCCGCACTCTTGTTGTTGCGCCGAAGGGGCTGGCCACCCAGTGGGTAGCAGAGATGCAGACCCATTTCAACGAACAGTTCCAGCTCGTGCTGGGAGAAGACATTACCACGTTGCAGCGTATGGCTTCTGGTGCAGAAAATAGAGGTTCTGCATGGTCCTTGTTTGACCAGGTCATTGTATCCCTTGATTCCGTTAAACCTGTAGAAAAACGGCGTGGCTGGACGAAAGAACGAATTGCCGCATACAACCGAAATCGTTTCGAGGATCTTCTCACTGCAGGTTGGGATTTAGTGGTGGTGGATGAAGCGCACCGGCTGGGCGGAAGTACCGATCAGGTTGCCCGCTACAAGCTTGGAAAGGGGCTTGCGGAGGCGGCCCCTTATGTACTGTTGCTTTCTGCCACGCCTCACCAGGGAAAGACTGACGCTTTTCATAGGTTGATGAATCTGTTGGATGAGGAAGCCTTTCCTGACATGGACAGCGTCTCCTGTGAACGGGTGGCCCCCTATGTCATCCGCACCGAGAAGCGAAGGGCCATCGATGCAGAAGGCAAACCCCTTTTTAAACCCCGACGCACCCAGATGATTCCCGTGGCATGGGAAAACCGCCATCACCTGCAGAAAGCTCTCTACGAGGCTGTGACCGAGTACGTGCGCGAAGGTTACAACCAGGCCCTGCGGGAAAAGAAACGGCACATCGGGTTTCTAATGATCCTTATGCAGCGCCTGGTGGTTTCCAGCACCCGGGCTATTCGCACCACGCTGGAACGGCGCCTTTCCGTTCTCAGAGGTGGAGAAGCGCAGGCCGGCATGCGCTTGGCAGAGTTTGAGAATGGCCCGGAAAAAGCGGAGGATTACGATGAACTGTACGACATGGATGGACAGGAGCTGCTTGATGAGCTGCTGAAATCCCAAATTTCGGCCCTGCAGAGTGAAATGATCCATGTGGAAACCCTGTTGGATGCGGCAGTTCGCTGTGAACAGGCTGGATCCGACGCAAAGGCAGAGGCATTGATTGAGTGGGTTTATCAACTTCAGGCCGAGGAAAACGAACCGGACCTGAAAGTATTGGTCTTTACAGAATTTGTCCCTACACAGCAGATGCTGAAAGAGTTTCTTGAAGCCCGTGGAATTCCGGTTGTCGCTCTGAATGGTTCCATGGACATGGAAGAAAGAAAAGAAGTCCAGGATGCCTTCCGGAAAACGCACCGCGTCCTCGTTTCTACCGACGCGGGCGGCGAAGGCCTGAATCTGCAGTTTGCCCACGTGATCATCAACTATGATCTTCCCTGGAATCCAATGCGCCTTGAACAGAGGATAGGCCGTGTCGACCGTATCGGACAGCCTAGGATGGTAAGGGCGGTTAATTTCGTTATTGAAGATTCAGTGGAATTCCGTGTTCGCGAAGTGCTGGAGCAGAAATTATCGGTGATCTTCAATGAGTTCGGCATCGACAAGACAGGAGATGTGCTCGATTCCGCCCAGGCTGGTGAATTGTTCGAGGATGTATTCGCGTCGGCTATTCTTAACCCGGAAAATATCGAAGCCTCTGTCGATCAAACGGTGGAGCGGATACGGGATGAGATCCGGCAGACTCGAGAAACATCATTTTTTTATGGCATTTCGGAGGAAGTTGATGTGCAGGCAGCTGAGCGGCTGCGGTCCCATCCCTTGCCATACTGGATTGAACAGATGACGGTCGGTTATCTGAATTCATCCGGTGGGTTGGCGAAGCGCAAGCGCTCCTGGTGGGATCTCCGATGGCCGGATGGTGTTGAAATGCGCAAGTGCGTATTCAATGCCCGGGATGCTGACCGCCTGACAGATGCGTCACTGATTAATCTGGAGAACGCCCGTATTCGGGGACTGGTTTTGAACCTTCATCAAATTACCATGGGTCAGCCCTTGCCCTGCGTTGCGGTAAACGGCCTGCCGCCAGGTATTTCGGGTTTTTGGGGATTGTTTGAGATACGGCTCCAGGCGGGGGGGTACACGAAAACGCAGTTCCTCCGTATCCCTATGGTGCGGCGAAGCTACCTCAGTGTCTTTCTGAGTGAAGATAGGACGCTTTTTCTGCCCACGGCACGGCATATTTGGGATGCCCTTGTGAGTGGGGAAATCCGGATGGGTTCAGCACTTGATCAGGATCAATCCATTGCTGCCCACAGGCATTTGCATGAGGCTGCTGAACAGGCAGGCCGTGAGGTGTTCGAAGCCATGAAACATGCACACCTTCTTTCAGTAGATCGAGAGGAAGAACGCGGAATGGTTTCTTTTGTCTCCCGCCGGAAGGCCATTGAACGGATAGGCCTGCCGGAAGTGAGGCAATTCAGGCTGTTCCGCTGTGACGCAGACGAAGCTGAATGGAGACGTGAGCTGCAATCAGCCCGCGAACTTCTGCCAGAAATCAGACCGCTGCTGATGCTTGGGATAATTGAGGTTTCCAAATGCAGTTTATAA
- the dsr1 gene encoding anti-phage defense-associated sirtuin Dsr1: MQFITNGPEIPDSLLHAHEEGQVVFFCGAGISYPAGLPGYEGLVNEIYKRLGTSFNDLEETAMDNGQYDVALNLLEQRIPGQRFAVRKALAQILKPKLRRKGAKEIQMALLQLARNREGALRLVTTNFDRIFEHVIKQTKQSCCVYSAPLLPIPKNSRWNGLVHLHGLLPVSPDEGALNHLVLTSGDFGLAYLTEGWGARFVSDLLSNYVVCFVGYSIGDRVLRYIMDALDADRMMGQVTPQAYAFVPCEPGKEKVVEKDWKAKGVTPIIYKIPGGSQDHLVLRDTLRVWAETYRDGIFGKERIVVEHALTRPSASTQQDDYVGRMLWALSDDSGLPAKRFAEHNPVPSIEWLSEFSKECFQCEDLSRFGIPACPPIKCNELRFSLIDRPTPYTLAPKMAVVSRQHGSSWDMKMSQIAHWLTRHLNNPQLVLWLVKQSGELHENMVRIINEELDYLVSLEREKNKKKLDEIRANAPNSIPDARMRVLWRILLTDRVKVKRNLGITRWINSFKRDGMNTFLRMELRELLSPMIILKEHFRLRDENETLESQSSLRQLVDCELVLAADDVSIFLRDLVDEKGWQEALPTLMEDFQHLLFDALCLKREIGKAYEQKDRSYLDLPSISPHEQNYGFRNWVFLIELLRDAWCAVKKINPLRAAQTAKEWFQLPFPTFKRLAFYAASQGDLITPEDWVDWLLIDDAWWLWSVETQREVYRLFVLKGKSLSSWSQERLENAILLGPPRRMFRDDIEPDCWQEIVDHSVWRHLAKLEASGLRMGDEARNRLVDLSVAYPFLQLAANESDEFSIWMSGSWETDFEEKKEITFAPRKRSELVQWLQTTPVDNDRFYKDTWGDTCRTRFFHSIFALCDIAKKKIWPKDRWREALRVWSQEGLVLRSWHYGAPLVQEMPDDVLQEILHSVTWWLREVSETIEKHQDILLNLCKRILNLPLEAGSNIIREEKSLSEPVTDAINHPIGHVTEALLNILFKRKPNDSDCLPDDIKPIFTQLCEVRSDLFRHGRVILASRLIALFRVDRSWTERHLLPLFQWADDHEEAKAVWEGFLWSPRLYQPLLIAFKSQFLETVNYYDELGEHCRQFVAFLTYTALHAVEGYSTGDFQSAFQMLQREGLEYAAQTLAQAMEGAGEQKEEYWNNRIRPFWHNIWPKSRDLISGSIAESFARMIIAARNEFPSALETVYDWLYSIDDLHFILHLLKESGLCKQFPKDALHFLDAFDNVQSWNLQDLKECLESIVEANSVLKKDHRYERLMECVRRGAL; this comes from the coding sequence ATGCAGTTTATAACAAACGGCCCTGAAATCCCTGATAGTCTTTTGCATGCACATGAAGAAGGGCAAGTGGTGTTCTTCTGCGGGGCAGGTATATCTTACCCTGCGGGCCTGCCTGGTTATGAAGGATTGGTTAACGAGATCTATAAACGATTGGGAACTAGCTTTAATGATCTTGAAGAAACTGCTATGGATAATGGTCAATATGATGTTGCATTGAATTTGTTAGAGCAAAGAATTCCAGGGCAGAGATTTGCTGTTCGTAAAGCTTTGGCACAAATACTGAAACCGAAATTGCGCCGCAAAGGGGCCAAAGAAATTCAAATGGCCTTGCTGCAACTTGCCCGTAACCGGGAAGGAGCATTACGGCTTGTTACTACAAATTTCGATCGTATCTTCGAACACGTGATCAAACAAACCAAACAGTCCTGTTGTGTTTATTCCGCCCCACTTCTCCCCATTCCCAAGAATAGTCGATGGAATGGACTGGTCCATTTACACGGTTTACTTCCCGTCTCCCCAGATGAAGGCGCGTTAAACCACCTTGTACTGACCAGTGGTGATTTTGGCCTTGCCTATCTCACCGAGGGATGGGGCGCTCGCTTCGTTAGCGACCTTCTCAGCAACTATGTGGTTTGTTTCGTCGGCTACAGCATTGGTGATAGGGTGCTCCGCTATATTATGGATGCTTTGGATGCGGATCGGATGATGGGTCAGGTGACACCTCAGGCCTATGCTTTTGTTCCATGCGAGCCAGGAAAGGAAAAGGTTGTAGAAAAGGATTGGAAGGCCAAAGGCGTTACGCCTATAATTTATAAAATACCGGGAGGTTCCCAAGATCATTTAGTGTTGCGCGATACGTTAAGAGTCTGGGCAGAAACCTACCGTGACGGAATTTTTGGGAAAGAACGTATTGTTGTAGAGCATGCCCTGACTCGGCCTTCGGCAAGCACACAGCAAGATGACTACGTAGGGCGAATGCTCTGGGCCCTCTCTGACGATTCCGGGCTCCCAGCGAAGCGTTTTGCGGAGCATAACCCCGTACCTTCAATAGAATGGCTTTCTGAGTTCTCAAAGGAATGTTTTCAATGCGAAGACTTATCCAGATTCGGTATCCCCGCATGCCCACCGATTAAATGTAATGAGTTACGCTTTAGCCTTATCGACCGGCCGACACCTTATACCCTTGCTCCAAAGATGGCGGTTGTAAGCAGGCAACACGGGAGTAGTTGGGATATGAAAATGAGTCAGATTGCCCACTGGTTGACTCGGCATCTCAATAATCCTCAATTGGTTCTCTGGCTAGTGAAACAAAGCGGGGAACTCCATGAAAACATGGTAAGGATTATAAATGAGGAATTAGATTACCTTGTAAGCTTGGAACGTGAAAAAAATAAGAAAAAACTAGATGAGATTCGCGCAAATGCACCGAATTCAATACCCGATGCAAGGATGCGTGTTTTATGGCGAATCTTGTTAACAGACCGTGTCAAAGTGAAGCGTAATCTTGGAATTACTCGATGGATTAATAGCTTCAAACGTGACGGTATGAATACTTTTTTACGGATGGAACTGCGGGAATTACTTTCGCCGATGATTATCTTGAAAGAACATTTTCGTTTGAGAGATGAAAATGAAACATTGGAGTCTCAATCGTCTTTAAGGCAATTAGTGGATTGCGAATTGGTCCTTGCAGCAGATGATGTTTCCATTTTTTTGAGAGATCTTGTAGATGAAAAGGGTTGGCAGGAAGCATTGCCCACGCTGATGGAAGATTTCCAGCACTTATTGTTCGACGCCTTATGTTTAAAACGCGAAATAGGGAAAGCCTATGAGCAAAAGGACCGGTCTTATTTAGATTTGCCATCCATCAGCCCACATGAGCAAAACTATGGATTTCGCAACTGGGTTTTTTTGATTGAACTGCTTCGAGATGCGTGGTGTGCGGTTAAAAAAATAAACCCATTGCGTGCTGCCCAAACAGCGAAAGAATGGTTTCAATTGCCGTTTCCGACATTCAAACGATTGGCTTTTTATGCTGCAAGCCAAGGTGATCTGATCACTCCAGAAGATTGGGTGGATTGGTTGCTTATTGATGATGCCTGGTGGCTCTGGTCCGTTGAAACGCAACGGGAAGTTTATAGACTTTTCGTTCTAAAAGGAAAATCTCTTTCTTCCTGGTCACAGGAACGACTGGAAAATGCTATCCTGCTCGGGCCGCCCCGAAGGATGTTCCGGGATGACATTGAACCTGATTGTTGGCAGGAAATAGTTGATCACTCTGTATGGAGGCACCTGGCAAAGTTGGAAGCATCTGGTCTCCGTATGGGAGATGAAGCGCGAAATCGATTGGTTGATTTGTCGGTAGCTTACCCCTTTCTACAATTGGCTGCAAACGAAAGCGATGAATTTTCTATATGGATGAGCGGATCGTGGGAAACGGATTTCGAAGAGAAAAAAGAAATTACTTTCGCGCCGCGAAAAAGAAGTGAGTTGGTCCAATGGCTGCAAACTACACCAGTCGATAACGATCGATTTTATAAGGACACCTGGGGCGATACCTGTCGTACGAGGTTCTTTCATAGCATTTTTGCATTGTGTGATATTGCAAAGAAGAAAATTTGGCCAAAAGACCGTTGGCGTGAAGCACTTCGGGTATGGAGTCAAGAGGGGTTAGTCTTACGGTCCTGGCACTATGGTGCACCGTTGGTCCAAGAAATGCCTGATGATGTGTTGCAGGAGATATTGCATAGTGTCACATGGTGGTTAAGAGAGGTTTCCGAAACAATTGAGAAACACCAGGATATCCTGTTGAATCTATGCAAACGTATTTTGAATCTCCCATTAGAAGCTGGTTCTAACATAATACGAGAAGAGAAATCTCTGAGTGAACCTGTAACTGATGCGATCAATCATCCTATAGGTCACGTAACGGAAGCACTGCTCAACATTTTGTTCAAACGTAAGCCTAATGACTCTGATTGTTTACCGGATGATATTAAACCCATTTTTACACAACTATGTGAAGTCCGATCCGACCTGTTCCGTCATGGCAGAGTGATATTGGCATCCAGGTTGATCGCGCTCTTTCGCGTTGATCGATCCTGGACAGAACGTCATTTACTTCCTTTGTTCCAATGGGCAGATGATCATGAGGAAGCAAAGGCAGTATGGGAGGGGTTTCTTTGGTCTCCACGCCTGTATCAACCGCTTCTGATTGCCTTCAAGTCTCAGTTCCTAGAAACGGTGAATTACTATGACGAACTAGGAGAGCATTGCCGCCAGTTCGTGGCATTTCTAACATATACTGCGCTTCACGCGGTAGAAGGGTATTCAACTGGAGATTTCCAATCAGCTTTTCAAATGCTGCAAAGGGAAGGGTTAGAATATGCTGCTCAAACCCTGGCACAGGCGATGGAAGGTGCAGGTGAGCAAAAAGAGGAGTATTGGAATAATCGTATTCGGCCATTCTGGCACAATATTTGGCCTAAGTCGCGTGACCTTATTTCCGGTAGTATTGCAGAATCATTTGCCCGAATGATCATCGCTGCCCGAAACGAGTTCCCTTCGGCTCTGGAAACAGTCTACGATTGGCTATATTCGATTGACGACTTACATTTTATCCTGCATCTTTTAAAAGAATCTGGTTTGTGTAAGCAGTTCCCAAAGGATGCACTACATTTTTTAGACGCTTTTGATAACGTCCAATCATGGAATCTTCAGGATTTGAAGGAGTGTCTCGAATCTATTGTCGAAGCAAATTCGGTTTTAAAGAAAGACCACCGTTACGAAAGGCTGATGGAGTGTGTTAGAAGAGGTGCGCTATGA
- the pglZ gene encoding BREX-3 system phosphatase PglZ: protein MNPCLSGLNGWREFVLKEFVPGISKLILVADPDDLLTEEKLAFGLQERGFDLIEFNDPVEFRFAFESRYRSIWDQGKEANLTVVLRLQASELGSLPYDLLEAGRKLSFSLGTLFPNLSCPVVEKLDRSLLDTLFEAQQKSSPDRMGENATKDFILRSVFGIAAELIGDDVELLRALLRLHYGKSQIPQILAERVIQVLRSHKEFIDWPLEEIVPDGEAFFAFLQERWPLFLSRIGALGRAGEELAKSGFRYSGPDHLPFDHQDVRIYIDNLFLEGKLIPVEVEGIDYDPGSWFRSGIITTGVDDEELRIVRLFDMVEQNLPTAEARHSEWAVFALKWAELSSLVFCRSNDEHQTRLRKIGEALNTNFAGWLTGHYSNLVNLPPTNPAMVHHVPRRLARDIEDSADSRIALIVIDGLSLDQWVTMRSSLQKQDPEFLMREFAVFAWIPTLTPVSRQSIFSGKPPLYFPSSIHSTNSEANLWKQFWEGHDLSRMDVVYQRGLGDGDASALLDAVIQPGKTRVVGLVVDKIDKIMHGMQLGSAGMHNQVKQWCQGGFLAELVRMLLDYRFDVWLTADHGSIQCEGRGRPSEGVIAETRGERVRVYPTPELRSRVASLFPFAHEWDPTGLPADYFPLVACGFDAFVNPGEMIVGHGGISVEEVIVPFVKIEKRTR, encoded by the coding sequence ATGAACCCTTGTCTATCAGGTTTAAATGGTTGGCGAGAATTTGTACTCAAAGAATTCGTGCCGGGGATTAGCAAGCTGATCCTTGTTGCAGACCCCGATGATCTTCTGACAGAGGAAAAACTGGCGTTTGGGCTTCAGGAGCGGGGATTCGACCTTATCGAGTTCAATGACCCGGTGGAATTTCGGTTCGCCTTTGAATCGAGATATCGCTCTATCTGGGACCAGGGAAAAGAGGCCAATTTGACGGTGGTTCTCCGCCTGCAGGCTTCCGAGCTTGGTTCACTGCCGTACGATCTGCTCGAGGCAGGCCGTAAGCTTTCGTTCAGCCTTGGGACACTCTTTCCCAACTTGAGCTGCCCTGTGGTAGAGAAGCTTGACCGAAGCCTTCTCGACACTCTCTTTGAGGCTCAGCAGAAGTCATCTCCGGATCGTATGGGGGAAAACGCCACTAAGGATTTCATTCTCCGTTCCGTGTTCGGCATTGCCGCAGAGCTTATCGGAGATGATGTGGAACTGCTTCGGGCATTGCTTCGGTTGCATTATGGAAAGTCGCAGATCCCGCAGATATTGGCGGAACGAGTTATACAGGTCCTCAGAAGTCACAAAGAATTTATTGACTGGCCGCTTGAGGAAATCGTCCCGGACGGCGAAGCGTTCTTTGCCTTTTTGCAGGAACGCTGGCCTCTCTTTTTATCCAGAATTGGCGCTTTAGGCCGTGCAGGAGAAGAATTGGCGAAATCCGGCTTCAGGTATAGCGGCCCCGATCATCTTCCCTTTGATCATCAGGATGTGAGGATATATATCGACAACCTGTTCCTTGAGGGGAAACTAATCCCCGTTGAGGTTGAAGGTATTGATTATGATCCTGGATCGTGGTTTCGAAGCGGCATTATTACGACCGGTGTGGACGATGAAGAACTGCGTATCGTCCGCCTGTTTGATATGGTTGAGCAAAATCTGCCTACAGCAGAGGCACGACACTCCGAATGGGCCGTCTTCGCACTGAAATGGGCAGAGCTTTCTTCCCTGGTTTTCTGCCGGAGCAACGATGAACATCAGACTAGGCTCAGGAAAATTGGTGAGGCGTTGAACACGAATTTTGCCGGTTGGCTGACAGGGCACTATTCCAACCTGGTGAATCTGCCGCCTACGAATCCTGCCATGGTGCACCATGTACCCCGCCGCCTGGCCCGTGATATTGAGGATTCCGCCGACAGTCGTATTGCGCTGATAGTGATCGATGGTCTTTCGCTTGACCAGTGGGTCACTATGCGCTCGTCTCTGCAAAAGCAGGATCCGGAATTTCTCATGCGCGAATTTGCTGTTTTTGCATGGATTCCCACGCTGACCCCTGTTTCGAGACAGTCAATTTTTTCCGGAAAGCCGCCACTTTATTTCCCGTCGTCTATACACTCAACGAATAGTGAGGCGAATCTTTGGAAACAGTTTTGGGAGGGGCATGATTTATCCAGAATGGATGTTGTGTACCAGCGGGGACTTGGAGATGGCGATGCATCCGCTCTTCTCGATGCTGTAATCCAGCCCGGGAAGACCAGGGTAGTGGGGCTCGTCGTGGACAAGATCGATAAGATCATGCACGGCATGCAGCTCGGTTCGGCTGGAATGCACAACCAGGTAAAGCAGTGGTGCCAGGGCGGATTCCTTGCTGAATTGGTACGGATGCTGCTGGATTACAGGTTTGATGTTTGGCTGACCGCAGACCATGGCAGTATTCAATGCGAAGGAAGAGGCCGCCCCTCTGAGGGCGTTATTGCCGAGACTAGAGGCGAGCGGGTTCGGGTGTATCCCACACCGGAACTTCGGTCCAGGGTTGCCTCGTTGTTCCCGTTTGCCCACGAGTGGGATCCGACAGGCTTGCCGGCGGACTATTTTCCCCTGGTGGCCTGCGGATTTGATGCATTCGTGAATCCGGGAGAGATGATTGTAGGGCACGGAGGTATTTCAGTCGAGGAAGTCATCGTGCCCTTTGTAAAGATAGAAAAGAGGACGCGTTGA
- a CDS encoding IclR family transcriptional regulator, producing the protein MEEKKYKLKLLEKTSEIFACFDLSHPKLTFSEILKLKPNLDRTAVYRILINLHELGFLELDKKTNSFSIGAEIYRLAYIGIRSFELREVINPFINKLRDETKETVIVNVVQNNHGVCIERIQGIHNISITANPGRVVPLLRGASGKILAAHLPHEELRKIYEKEKDSLRGKSFESVLEEMGQIRKKGYDTTFADLDPDTAGVSFPIFANNMEVIAGVSVIGPVFRFTPDALENIVSRTRVCVSNISEKLKYILIGGNKGNV; encoded by the coding sequence ATGGAAGAAAAAAAATACAAATTAAAATTATTGGAAAAAACGTCTGAGATTTTTGCCTGTTTTGATTTGAGTCATCCAAAGTTGACATTTTCTGAAATCCTAAAACTTAAACCAAATCTGGATAGGACCGCAGTGTACAGAATTCTAATTAACTTACATGAACTGGGTTTTTTGGAACTTGATAAGAAAACCAACTCATTTTCAATCGGTGCAGAAATATACCGGCTTGCTTACATAGGCATTCGTAGTTTTGAGCTACGAGAAGTTATTAATCCTTTTATCAATAAATTAAGAGATGAAACGAAGGAGACTGTGATTGTTAACGTCGTGCAGAACAATCATGGAGTATGCATTGAGAGGATTCAAGGAATACACAATATCTCCATTACAGCTAATCCTGGAAGAGTCGTCCCGTTGCTCCGAGGGGCGAGTGGAAAAATTTTGGCTGCGCACTTGCCACATGAAGAGTTGAGAAAAATCTATGAAAAAGAGAAAGATTCTCTGAGAGGAAAAAGTTTTGAAAGCGTTCTTGAAGAGATGGGGCAAATAAGAAAGAAAGGTTATGACACTACTTTTGCAGATCTAGATCCTGATACCGCTGGGGTTTCATTTCCAATATTTGCCAATAATATGGAGGTGATTGCCGGGGTAAGCGTTATAGGTCCAGTTTTTCGTTTCACGCCAGATGCATTAGAGAACATTGTGAGTAGGACTCGAGTTTGCGTTTCCAATATTTCAGAAAAACTCAAATATATTTTGATAGGGGGCAACAAAGGCAATGTATGA
- a CDS encoding dihydroorotase family protein — translation MYDLVLKGGKICTAHDSYFADIGVVDGKIIEITNCIDFSNAREVVDAAGLLVLPGVWHTHCHFRDPGVTNKEDFESGSKLAAAGGITFVIDMTNNEPAPATVETFLDKKKNAESKSHVDFGLYGAGLHPDQVKSLFDLGAIGIKVFNTRHPKDVYPYISTLGVVDHGVLYEIFEETAKTGLVCAVHHDDSDWVKRMVYRDYIDKGNINAAAYVDAFAKGYMYGHGMVSGLASSLYLAKIAGVRLYVLHVGVMPDGAYDLIDFAKSSGQPVYAELEACSFLIDRAMAEKLGPRTYVHGRNIPRARDALNNGPCDVLVLEHAPHHKDEVAKGWDDNFGAPLGVIGAQEFFPMMLNEVNNGTLTLERLIYLTSENPSKIFGIYPRKGIIAVGSDADFTIVDMNREHVLSSEESLSRSGWTSFDGVKVKGMPVFTVVRGNVVMEKGVVKGARGFGKMISPKKQ, via the coding sequence ATGTATGATCTTGTTTTAAAGGGAGGAAAAATCTGTACTGCGCATGATTCCTATTTTGCTGATATTGGAGTCGTGGATGGAAAAATCATAGAAATTACAAATTGCATTGATTTTTCAAATGCAAGAGAAGTGGTTGATGCGGCTGGACTTTTGGTGCTTCCTGGGGTATGGCATACACACTGCCATTTCAGGGATCCGGGGGTCACAAACAAAGAGGATTTCGAATCTGGGTCTAAGCTTGCTGCAGCTGGAGGAATTACCTTTGTTATTGATATGACAAATAATGAACCTGCGCCAGCAACTGTTGAAACCTTTCTCGATAAGAAAAAAAATGCAGAAAGTAAAAGCCATGTTGATTTTGGATTGTACGGAGCTGGTCTTCACCCGGATCAGGTAAAAAGCCTGTTTGATCTTGGAGCTATTGGAATTAAGGTTTTCAACACAAGGCACCCGAAAGACGTATATCCTTATATTTCTACACTTGGGGTAGTCGACCACGGGGTGCTATATGAAATTTTTGAAGAAACGGCTAAAACCGGGCTTGTCTGTGCTGTACACCATGACGACTCTGACTGGGTAAAAAGGATGGTTTACAGAGACTACATAGACAAGGGGAACATAAATGCAGCTGCATACGTGGATGCCTTTGCAAAGGGGTACATGTACGGTCATGGGATGGTTTCAGGGCTTGCAAGCTCACTTTACCTCGCAAAAATCGCTGGGGTAAGGCTCTACGTTCTCCATGTAGGGGTCATGCCAGATGGTGCATACGACCTAATCGATTTTGCAAAGAGTTCCGGACAGCCTGTGTACGCAGAGCTTGAGGCGTGCTCCTTCCTTATTGACAGGGCAATGGCTGAGAAATTGGGTCCTCGTACATATGTCCACGGAAGAAATATTCCGAGAGCCAGAGATGCCTTGAATAATGGGCCGTGTGATGTTCTTGTTCTTGAACATGCCCCTCACCATAAAGATGAGGTTGCAAAAGGCTGGGATGACAACTTTGGAGCTCCTTTAGGAGTAATAGGAGCGCAAGAATTTTTCCCCATGATGCTCAATGAAGTAAACAACGGAACCCTTACACTTGAAAGATTGATCTACCTCACTTCAGAAAATCCATCAAAAATTTTTGGAATTTACCCGAGAAAAGGAATTATTGCTGTAGGTTCAGATGCCGATTTCACAATAGTTGATATGAATAGAGAACACGTACTGTCTTCCGAGGAATCTCTTTCCAGATCAGGCTGGACTTCCTTCGATGGAGTCAAGGTCAAGGGAATGCCTGTTTTTACTGTAGTAAGAGGAAATGTGGTTATGGAAAAAGGCGTTGTTAAAGGGGCTCGTGGTTTTGGGAAAATGATATCTCCGAAAAAACAATAA